The sequence below is a genomic window from Fusobacterium simiae.
CAGAGCTGGAATTATCCCATTAGACATAACTAAATGTTTCTTTTCAAAATTCCACCCATATCTTCTTTGACACCAATCAGAAAAAGCATTATAATAGTCATTTGAAAAAATCTTTGTATATCCAAATATTCTTTTATCCAGTCTTTCTTTAATTCCATCAATAATTACTTGTGGTGTAGCAAATTCCATATCTGCAACCCACATTCTAATAAACTCTTCATCCTTATATGGGAACTTCATATTTTCATCTGCATGAAAAATATAACTTCTAAATCCATCAGTATTCATTGCATTAGTGTTTCTTCTATCAATAATTTCATCAAAATTGTACATATAACCACCTTTTCCTTTTATTATTGTTTATTATGATTTTTATATTTATTATTATAATTATAAATAATATATTAATCAAATTAGCAAAATTTTCTCTAAAAGAAATTCTTTTTTTTAAAGTTTCTTTTAAATAGATTTTTTAATAATTTTTTGTTATAATTATAAAAAAGTAATATTTTATTGAAATTTTCATAAATTTTTCTATTCTAAAGAAAATATTAGGGGGTCTAATGGAAAATATAAGTCAAGAAATTGGTTTAAATATTAGAAGATTTCGTAAGATGAGAAAATTAACTATTGAAGACTTAGCTAATAAAATTTCTAAAAGTAAGGCTACAATTTCTAAATATGAAAAAGGTGAAATAATTTTAGATGTTGTTAGCTTATATCAAATAGCTGATGCTTTAAAAATTAATGTTGAACAACTTTTATATTATTCTCCAAAACGTTCAATAAATTTTATTTCACCATCTGGAAAAAAACCTGCATTTTTTAATGGAGTTTCTCATTTTTATTCATATTTATTTGATGGACGAGCTAATAAAATAATGCGTTGTACCTTTGATATATTGACAGAGGAAGTAGAAAATTCAAAATATAAAATTATTATGTATATGAACTTTAAAGATTACAATAATTATCAAATTTGTGAAAACACTTATCTTGGATATATGGAACATTATGATGCTTTAACAAATATTCTTATGAGAAATCAAGATACCCCTATGGAACAAGTAACAGCATCTATTTTGGCTTCTTTTTTAGAATCTGATACAAAATGGGGATTATTTTTTGGAATCTCTTCAAGACCTATGATGCCTATTGCTGTTAAAATGCTTTTTTCTAGAAAAAAACTTACTGAAAATCAAGAATTAATTGAAAAATTAAAAATTTCTAAAGAAGATATAAGACTTTTAAAAATCTATAATATGCTTTCTGCAACTTAAGGAGGAGCAATGAAATATCAACCTAAACTAGAAAAAGACCCTATGTGTCCTGTTGAATATGGACTTGATATTTTTGGTGGAAAATGGAAAGCTAGAATTATATGTGTTCTTTCTGCTAAAAAATTTATGAGGTACAATGAGATAAAAAAAGAACTTAATAATATTACTGATGCAGTTCTTGCAGCAATGCTTAAAGAATTAGTGGAAAATGACGTAGTTTCAAGAATACAATATAATGAAATTCCTCCAAGAGTAGAATATTCTTTAACTGACACTGGAAATTCAGTAATACCAATTTTAGAAAGTATTTGCAAATGGTCAAGAGAAAATTCTAAAGAAGATTTGGAAAAAAAACTTCCTACTTGTAGGACTTGTCCTCACCTATAATAGCATACTATGAAATTTATTAGTAACTAATAAATTTATTAATATCTTCATATATTTTATTAACTGTGTTATATTTTAATCATTAAAACATAGGAGGTAAAAAAATGAGTGTAAAAGCATATTTAGAAATTACAATGGTTATTGATGTGGCAAACCGTCCAGCAGCTGCAAAAGTTTATAATGATTATCGTGAACCTTTTTTAAAACAAATTAAAGGTGCATTAACTAAAGAATTATTAATTCGTGATGAAGATGTACAAGTTTTACATGGCTTTGATAGTGTAGAATCTGCAAAAGCATACTTAGAAACTGATATGTTTAAAAATGATGTATTTGTAGGTTTACAACCTCTATGGGTGGGAAATCCTGATGTAAAAATTTATAGTGTAGCTTAAATTATAAAAAAACTGTTGTAAATCACTTAGCATTTAGTATCTACAACAGTTTTTTATTTTATATATCTATGTCCACTTTAATATTAAAAATATACTCAGGGTATTCTTTTTTTACATCATTTAAAATTTTATCATAAATTTCTTCTCTATTTTTTACAGAATAGTCAATTATAATATCAAATCTTATAGTCTTTTCTTTCATATCTACATAGAAAGCATGAAACTCTACAATTTCTTTATTAGACATAACAGTCTTTAAAATATTAGAATGAATTTTAATTATTTCTTCATTTTTTGTATTCATTGAGTATATTGTTATCCCTGCTAAATATATGTTATGCTTTTCTAGAACTGTATTGACTATGTGCCTTTCAAGAGGATCAATTTCTTCTGCTGTCATTGAATCTAGGATTTCAATATGAACTGAACCTATATATTTATCTGGTCCATAATTATTCAAAACTAAATCATAAGCTCCATAAACATTTTCTATGCTACAAATAGTTTTTTTTATTTCAGCTATTGTCTTTCTATCAACTCTTTTGCCTAGAATTTCATCTACTGCTTCCATAAATATTTCAATACCAGATTTTATTATAAAAATTGAAATAAGAACACCAACATAAGCTTCCAAACTAATATTAGTTAAAAGATAAATAATAGCAGAGGCTAAAACAGAAAAGGAAAGTATAGCATCAAATGTTGCATCTGAACCAGAGGCAACAAGTGAAGGAGAATTAAATTTTTCTCCAATATTTTTTACATATTTACCAAGTAAAAGTTTTATTATAATTGAAATTACTAATATAATAAGAGTAATATTTGAATATTCAGCTTTCACTGGATTAATAATTTTTTTGATAGATTCAATTAATGAAGTTATGCCAGCATAAAAAATAATTCCAGCCACTATCATAGCACTTAAATATTCAATTCTACCATGCCCTAAGGGATGTTTTTTGTCAGGTTCTCTATTAGCTAATTTAGTTGCAATAACTGTAATAATTGAAGAAAGTGCATCACTTAAATTATTTACTGCATCTAATAAAATAGCAATTGAATTAGAAATTAAACCAACTATTGCTTTAAAAATAACTAATATTAGATTAGTTAAAATTCCTACAATATTTGTTCTTACAATAACACTCTCTCTTTTTTCTTCATTAGCCTTCATTATACTTCTCCTTTAACTCTAATACTTCAGCTTTTATTTTATTTAATAATTCAGTTCCTTGAGAATGAACCACTTTATTATTAGGGTATATTCCTTTATCATCTAATTGAATAATAAGCTCTTTTATTGCTCTATCAGGATTTCTAAAATATTGACTTGCCCTTACTCTTATGAATTCCCAACCACAACGTTCTAAAACTTCTTGTTGTTCTAAATTAACAATAGTCTCTTCTTCTGTATGATTTAATGTTTTTCCATCACATTCAATAGCAATTTTTTTATCTCCACAAATAACAACTATATCTATTTGATATGAACCAACTCTCCATTGTTGTTTAACTGTATAATTCTTTTCTAATAAATGTTTTGCAAGTTCATTTTCAAAATCTGAAATATTTTCATTTTCATCAATAGGTTTTTCAAGAACATTTTCTTCTAAAGAATCTATATATTCGAATAATTCTTTTCTTAAATCTCCTTCTTTTAAATTATCCTTATCTATTGAATGAACTATCCATAATTGGTCTTTGGCACGACTAATTGCAACATTATATCTCTTTCTAGTTGCTCCTTCTATACCTTCTCCAACTAATCTAAGAGATTTATCGTCTTCACTACTATCAACTAAACTAATAAATATTACATCTCTCTCATCACCTTGGAAACTAGCAGAATTACCACATAAAATTTTATGTTTTTCTATATCAATTGCTGAAATTCTTTTAACTATCAAATTTTGGATAAAATCAGCCTGTTCATCTCCTAATAATGAAATAACTCCAAATGTACTATTTTTATATTCTTCCATATCTAAACAAGTTTGAATCAAATTAACGATAGTTTCAGCCTCTAATTTATTGATTTTATTTTTTTCATCTCTTTTTCCATCTACTTTGTATTCAACAATAGCAGGTTTTAAAATAGATGAGCTTGTATCTCTTAAAGGCAGTATTTGATTATCATAAGAAGTTTTATTGCTATATCCAATAATTTCAGGTACAGATCTAAAATGTTCTCTCAAACTTATAGGTTGAAATGTAGTCGAAACTATTGAATATAATGAGGCTCTTATTCCATATAAGTCATCATTAGCTATTTTGCCTTTGATATATTTTCTTCTAAACATATTAATTTTATCCATATTGACACCAACATCTGATGGACTAACTTGTTTATCATCTCCAACAACTATAATCTTTTTAGCCATATATAATAAAATTAATGAACTTATATCAGACTGACTTGCTTCATCTATTATAACTATATCAAATTTATTTTCAACAGGATTTAAAGTATCAAATACCTTGTTTAAAGGCATAATCCAAGCAGGAACGACTTTTTGACAAAGTAACATTTTTTCTTTTGCATGTTTTTTATGCAAAGCAGTATTTTTCCCTGTTCCTTTTCCTATCTTTTGAATAGTTTGCTTCCAGCCTCTAAGTGCTTGACTTATTGCAAGATTATCTTTCTCTTCAATAAATTTTATAATATTATACCAAGTCTTTTTAATCACTAATTCTGAGGTTAATTTTTTTAATTCTTCAGATTTTTCTAAAATATCTTCTTGTAAACTTTCATAAGGTTTTTCTGCTAATTCTTTTAATGTTTGAGAGATTTGTTTATATCTCCAAACATTATATATATTTTCAATTTTTTCATTGAATAATCCTTTTTCTAATTCATCAGCCCATAGATTAGCAACTAGCCTTACATTTTTTAGTAATTCCTTATGTTTTTTATAAAGCTCTTCTTTTCCAGATAAAATTTCTAATTTTTCTAATGCCTTAGAATATTTTTCTACATCTTCCTTTTCAATAGCATTTTTAATTTCACTACCCAAAGGAGAATTTTCTTTAATTATATTTTCAATCTTTTCTAAATATTCACTACACTTTTTATCAACTTCTCTATATTCCAATCCAATTTTTCCAACAGCTATTAGTTCTTCAAGTATAGGGATAAAATCAAGTATTTGATTAATTTCATCTATATAAACAGGACTTCCTTCTATCTTATTGATATCTAATCTTTCAAAACCTGCATTTTCAATGCTATTTAAAAAAGATTTTCTTTCTTTATTATACCAATTTAACAGGTATTCCATCTCATCAGCATAAGAATAAAGTTGTTTAGAAAAATTTTTATTATTATTTACTCTATCTATTAAAGTATTTCCAGCCATTAAAATATTCCAAGTGTTTTTTGTATTTTCTTCAAGTTCTGCTAAATTTGTATATTCCAAAGCTAAATCACAATCATATAGTGTTTCTAAAATTCTTTTATTTATAGTAACTTTATCAGATATTTCTCTTTTAGCTTTTCTCAATCTATGTTTAAAGAAAATTCCAGGCTTTTCTATTGCTTTTTTCAGTGAAATAATTAATTCCTTAGCTGTACTTACATCTATATCTTTATAGACTATATCTTTTTTAAAGAATTTATCTTTTGTATTATTTGTAAGCTCATACAATCTTCTGATATCTTTGATAAAATTTAACCATATTTTTCTATCTCCTGAATTTTCCATACCTGCAATACAAACATCTTTTTTCCAATTTTCAATTATCTTTAATTCGTCTGGAATTATATTATCTATATCAGTATAATTTTTAAATTTTTCTAAATCTATTATTATTTTATCATCAATATGTAATATTTCATTATTTATACGATATTTTCTATTCTTTAAAAGCATTTCTATTTTAAACATAATGTTTTTTTTGGCTTCAAGCATTTCTTTAAATTCTTCTAAACTCCAAAAATCAGAAACTTTATTTAAACCTAATTCTATTTCTTTTTCTTCTTCTGGACTTACACTCTTTTTATATCCTGATTTCAAGAAATCTAATTCTTCATTATTTATAGGGCAAAGTACTCCACTACTTACTATTCCAGGAATTTTATCCAATTCTCTTTCATTTTTCCTTAAAAATTCTCCTGCTTCTTTTAAAGTAATACTCTCATTGTTATAAATAATGGGTTTACTTTCTTGATATTTTATATTAAGTATTTTTCTCTTAATATTTTTTATATCCTCTTTAAGTTCATTTCTGTTTCTTTCTATTTCTTCATATTCATTTTTCAAATTTTCTAAATTTAAGTAACCTAGTTTTTCTGAAATACTTTCTACTGAATTTCCTAAATCGCTACTGTCATCATCTAACATTGATATACATAAATCTTGAATATCACTAGGAATTTTTTCTTTTAAAACTTCTAATGCTTTTCTAGTTTGACTTGTTATTAAAACATTCTTTCCATCTGCAAGAAAATGTCCTAATAAATTAGCTATGGTATGAGTTTTTCCTGTCCCTGGAGGTCCTTGTACAACGACTGCTTTATGAGAATAAATATTTTTAATAATTTCTATTTGCTCATTATTAGTTTCTTTTGTAAAAAGAATATCAGGAACATTTTCTGTTCCCTTTTTATCAGCTTCAACAATTCCGACTAATTCAGTTAAATATCCTGGAATTTCTCCTCCTTCTTCAATATCTTTAATTATGTTGTTGATAGCTTCAACTTTTCCATCATCTTTTTTTCTGATAAAAAGTATAGGTTTCCATTCAATAGTTATTACATTTTCATCTTCATTTATTTCTTCATTATCAATAAATTTAGCTCTTGGATTTAAATTACGTATAAATTCTCTAAAAAAGTCTTTTATAACATCATTTTTAGATATTGGGTGTATATTATTTTCTATAACTTTATCTTCTAATTTAAAAACATTTTCTAAGTTTACATTCTCAACCTCTGCTAAAAAATTTAGATACAATTCCTGTGTAATAAAATCATTATCAGAACTATCAATAATACTGATTAAATTTTTTTCAGCATCAAGAGAAAAATTAACTTTTTTTAGTAAAATAGGATAATATATATCTTCATTAGGAACTTTTACTACTCCATTAGCAACAATTAATTCAAGTGTTTCAGAATCCCTATCTAAAACTAAATATTTGTTATATAGAGTGTCAAACAATTTTCTAACAACTTCAATTTTCTTTTGTTCAGCTACCCATAAATTTCTATCCTTTAAAAGTTTTTCTAATTTTTCTTTTTCTTCTTCTGAAATATCAACAACTTTAACTGAATTATCAGCTTTCATTATTTTTTCATTTAATATTTTAACAGATGATTTATAGTCATTCCAATCACCACTTATCCATTCTAAAAATTCCTCATCAATAGCTAAGGGTTTTAAAAAAGATACTTTTTCAACTTGTAAAATTTTTTGATTAGATAGATTATTTTTATTGTCCAAATAGTTAAAAGTAATTCCTGAATGTTTTGGAAGATTTTCTAAAAAATAATACCATTCTTCATTATGAATATCTTTTTTCTCAGTCTTTAAGCTTTTTATTACCTCTGCTATATATTGATAAAGTGCAATAATACTTTCTTTTTTACTCATAATTCCTCCCCCCTCTTTCAAAAATATAGCTGTCACTAAAAATTGTAACAGCTTCTATTTTGTTTATTCTATTGTACCAAATTTTTTATTAAAATATCAACATCTTTATAACAATTTTTATAAATTATTTCTTTTTTTTCAAGATAAATAATCTCAACATCAAGTTTATCACAGGCATTTACTTTTTCTCTTTCTCCCCCTGTATCTCCTGTTTTTTTTGTAATTAAATATTTTATATTTAATTGTTCCATCATTGCTACATTCATATTTTCAGTGAATGGACCTTGCATAGCAATAATATTTTTTGGAAGTATATTATTATCTTCGCATTTTTTTACCATCTCCCACCTAGGTAAAATTCTAAAATAAATATTAGATAAATTTTTTAAATTTTTAAAACAAGGAACATTATTACTACCCAAAGTAACCAAAATATTTCCATCAAGATTTTCAATATATTCTGTTAAACTTTCTATATCTTCAAAATTTTTATATTTTTTAGGTAGAATATCAATTTTTTCTCTCTCAAATCTAAAATATTCTATATTTTTTTCTTCTGCAACTTCCATAGCATTTTTAGAGACTTCAAAAGCATAAGGATGACTTGTATCTATCACCTTTGTAATTTTATTGTTTTCAACAAATTTTAACATAGCTTCCTTATCCATTTTTTCAGATGAAATTTTTACAGGTAAATTTTCTATTAACTTTGCTCCATACTCTGTTGCAGTTGAAACTATAATATCATTATTATATTTTACAAATTTTTCTAAAAAATCTCTTGAATCCTTAGTACCACCAATTACCCAAATCATTATATCCTTCTTTCTATTTTCCCCAATTAGATTTCTTTTCATATCCTCTTGGTGTTATCATTTTTCCATCTTTTACATAAGTATTAGAATTTCCTACTAATACTATTGTGAACATATCTATTTCAAAATTTAAAAAATCTTCTAATGTTGTCAGAGTATAATTTTCTTCATTTCTTCCTATATGTCTTAATAAGGCAACAGGAGTAGTAGGCAATTTATGTTTTAACATAATTTCTCTTGCTTCAACAATTTGTTCTGTTCTTCCTTTACTTTTTGGATTATAAAGTGAAATTACAAAATCTCCTTGACTAGCACAATCTATTCTTTTCTTTATAACTTCCCAATCAGTCAACAAATCACTTAAACTTATTATAGCTTGGTCGTGCATAAGAGGTGCTCCTACTAATGAAGCTCCTGCTATTGTTGAAGTAATTCCTGGAACAACTTCAACCTCTATTCCACTTCCCATAGCAACTTCTAACATTATACCTGCCATACCATATATTCCAGAATCTCCACTACTAATTAATGCTACATCTTTACCTGTCTTAGCAACTTCTAAAACTTCTCTACATCTTTCTATTTCTCTTTTCATTCCTGAAACTAAAAATTCCTTATCCGAAAATTCATCTTTAACTAAATCAACATAAGTAGTATATCCTGCTATGACATTTACATTTTTTAAAATATTATATGCTCTTATACTTATATCTTCCATATTTCCTGGTCCTATACCTACTACATAAATTTTTCCATTATTCATATATTTTTATCTCCTCTTCATAAATTGAAATTGTTATTCCATTATATTTTGCTTTCATTTCTATGAAATGCCCTTTACCTGATGAAGCTAATAGTGCAACAGGTTCTGACACTGCTCTTACACCAATATTTTTTTCAACAAAATCTGAACCTTCAAATTGATTTTGTATTTTTTTTATTTCATCTCTTGAAATTATTTCTAAATCTAAATTTAAAAATTTAACTGCATCTATTAAACCTTTTTCATTTTCTTTTACATCAACAGTTGCTATTTTTTTAACTGACTTTATATCTAAATTATTTTTATTTAAACTATCTTCAATAGCATTTAAAATATCTTCTGCCTTAGTATCCTTTTTACAACCTATACCTAAAATTAAATTTTTAGGATATATTCTAGTATATTCAATATTTTTCTTGTTTGAAACTAAAATAAAACCATCTGCTGAATTTTTATTTGTTACTTTTACATTTTTAGGTAAAAGTATATTTACTTTTTGCCCATTAACTATAAGTGAAGTAACATCTTTGGCTGATTTTAAATCCTCAAGCTCAGCATTTAATTTTTGAGATATAGTATCCACTGCTATTTTTCCTGTAACATCTGAACTTGTTGTAATAACAGGAACAAGTTTTAAAATATTAGCAAGTGAATATGTCAATTCATTTGCTCCACCTAAATGTCCAGATAAAAGAGAAATTACAAAATGCTTTCCTTCATCTATTAAAAGCACAGCAGGGTCCTTATCCTTTGTTCCTATTAAATTAGCTATTTTTCTAATTACAATTCCACTTGCCATTATGAAAATATGTCCATCATACTGAGAAAATTTTTCATTTATATTTGAAGTAAAATCTTCTATTTGTGTTGTATTATCAACATCATATTTTTTTAAAGTAAAAACATCTATATTATAATCTTTTAAATGTTCTTTTAATTTTTCTTTGTATTCTCTTGCAATATTTCCTGCTCCCTTGGTTACAGTCCAAAATGCTAATTTCATAAATTTTCCTTTCTACATATCCTCTACAAGATATTTCCAATAATACTTTGGGAGATTACTTTGTTGAAGTTTTTTATTCTCTCTTTCTTTTATTGAAATACTTTTATGAAAAGTTTTCCAAAGCTCTGAATATTCTATTTCCTCATCACTCCACTCAATTTCAAGAGTTTTCACAAAAAATATTTCAACTTTTTTGGTATCATAGTAAACTATCATTTTTCTTTCTTTATCAAAAATTGCAAACTTTTCTCTTTTCATTCTGTTTTTAAAATGAGAAATTAAAATAGGAAGAACATTATTTTTAGGCTCAATTGTTGAAAACATTGTCCCATCTTTCATTTCTTTAAATCTTAAAACTCCAAGATATTTATGCCTTTCATTCAATACCTGCTTTACAAGTTTATTCATATGAAAAGCATCTTCATCAAGTGAATTTAAAATTTCTTCTCCTTGTTTTAATGCTTTGTATACTGTGTGAACTATTGTATTATCTTTATTTTTATCACAGGATAGAAAGCAAGTCCGTATTTGATTTAAAAAATTTTGTGATAACTTATCACATATGCTTTTTTCAACCCGTCTGGCTTTGGAAAAATCAGTTACAATATGGATATCATCAAGTCCTAAGGCAAGTTGTTCAGTTTCAACAGCTACTCTAAGCATATTATTTTTTCTATCTTCATAT
It includes:
- the cobK gene encoding precorrin-6A reductase, which encodes MIWVIGGTKDSRDFLEKFVKYNNDIIVSTATEYGAKLIENLPVKISSEKMDKEAMLKFVENNKITKVIDTSHPYAFEVSKNAMEVAEEKNIEYFRFEREKIDILPKKYKNFEDIESLTEYIENLDGNILVTLGSNNVPCFKNLKNLSNIYFRILPRWEMVKKCEDNNILPKNIIAMQGPFTENMNVAMMEQLNIKYLITKKTGDTGGEREKVNACDKLDVEIIYLEKKEIIYKNCYKDVDILIKNLVQ
- a CDS encoding TIGR03915 family putative DNA repair protein, which gives rise to MPNYYYDGSFDGLLTVIYMAYEDRKNNMLRVAVETEQLALGLDDIHIVTDFSKARRVEKSICDKLSQNFLNQIRTCFLSCDKNKDNTIVHTVYKALKQGEEILNSLDEDAFHMNKLVKQVLNERHKYLGVLRFKEMKDGTMFSTIEPKNNVLPILISHFKNRMKREKFAIFDKERKMIVYYDTKKVEIFFVKTLEIEWSDEEIEYSELWKTFHKSISIKERENKKLQQSNLPKYYWKYLVEDM
- a CDS encoding AAA domain-containing protein yields the protein MSKKESIIALYQYIAEVIKSLKTEKKDIHNEEWYYFLENLPKHSGITFNYLDNKNNLSNQKILQVEKVSFLKPLAIDEEFLEWISGDWNDYKSSVKILNEKIMKADNSVKVVDISEEEKEKLEKLLKDRNLWVAEQKKIEVVRKLFDTLYNKYLVLDRDSETLELIVANGVVKVPNEDIYYPILLKKVNFSLDAEKNLISIIDSSDNDFITQELYLNFLAEVENVNLENVFKLEDKVIENNIHPISKNDVIKDFFREFIRNLNPRAKFIDNEEINEDENVITIEWKPILFIRKKDDGKVEAINNIIKDIEEGGEIPGYLTELVGIVEADKKGTENVPDILFTKETNNEQIEIIKNIYSHKAVVVQGPPGTGKTHTIANLLGHFLADGKNVLITSQTRKALEVLKEKIPSDIQDLCISMLDDDSSDLGNSVESISEKLGYLNLENLKNEYEEIERNRNELKEDIKNIKRKILNIKYQESKPIIYNNESITLKEAGEFLRKNERELDKIPGIVSSGVLCPINNEELDFLKSGYKKSVSPEEEKEIELGLNKVSDFWSLEEFKEMLEAKKNIMFKIEMLLKNRKYRINNEILHIDDKIIIDLEKFKNYTDIDNIIPDELKIIENWKKDVCIAGMENSGDRKIWLNFIKDIRRLYELTNNTKDKFFKKDIVYKDIDVSTAKELIISLKKAIEKPGIFFKHRLRKAKREISDKVTINKRILETLYDCDLALEYTNLAELEENTKNTWNILMAGNTLIDRVNNNKNFSKQLYSYADEMEYLLNWYNKERKSFLNSIENAGFERLDINKIEGSPVYIDEINQILDFIPILEELIAVGKIGLEYREVDKKCSEYLEKIENIIKENSPLGSEIKNAIEKEDVEKYSKALEKLEILSGKEELYKKHKELLKNVRLVANLWADELEKGLFNEKIENIYNVWRYKQISQTLKELAEKPYESLQEDILEKSEELKKLTSELVIKKTWYNIIKFIEEKDNLAISQALRGWKQTIQKIGKGTGKNTALHKKHAKEKMLLCQKVVPAWIMPLNKVFDTLNPVENKFDIVIIDEASQSDISSLILLYMAKKIIVVGDDKQVSPSDVGVNMDKINMFRRKYIKGKIANDDLYGIRASLYSIVSTTFQPISLREHFRSVPEIIGYSNKTSYDNQILPLRDTSSSILKPAIVEYKVDGKRDEKNKINKLEAETIVNLIQTCLDMEEYKNSTFGVISLLGDEQADFIQNLIVKRISAIDIEKHKILCGNSASFQGDERDVIFISLVDSSEDDKSLRLVGEGIEGATRKRYNVAISRAKDQLWIVHSIDKDNLKEGDLRKELFEYIDSLEENVLEKPIDENENISDFENELAKHLLEKNYTVKQQWRVGSYQIDIVVICGDKKIAIECDGKTLNHTEEETIVNLEQQEVLERCGWEFIRVRASQYFRNPDRAIKELIIQLDDKGIYPNNKVVHSQGTELLNKIKAEVLELKEKYNEG
- a CDS encoding helix-turn-helix domain-containing protein, which codes for MENISQEIGLNIRRFRKMRKLTIEDLANKISKSKATISKYEKGEIILDVVSLYQIADALKINVEQLLYYSPKRSINFISPSGKKPAFFNGVSHFYSYLFDGRANKIMRCTFDILTEEVENSKYKIIMYMNFKDYNNYQICENTYLGYMEHYDALTNILMRNQDTPMEQVTASILASFLESDTKWGLFFGISSRPMMPIAVKMLFSRKKLTENQELIEKLKISKEDIRLLKIYNMLSAT
- a CDS encoding cation diffusion facilitator family transporter, which gives rise to MMKANEEKRESVIVRTNIVGILTNLILVIFKAIVGLISNSIAILLDAVNNLSDALSSIITVIATKLANREPDKKHPLGHGRIEYLSAMIVAGIIFYAGITSLIESIKKIINPVKAEYSNITLIILVISIIIKLLLGKYVKNIGEKFNSPSLVASGSDATFDAILSFSVLASAIIYLLTNISLEAYVGVLISIFIIKSGIEIFMEAVDEILGKRVDRKTIAEIKKTICSIENVYGAYDLVLNNYGPDKYIGSVHIEILDSMTAEEIDPLERHIVNTVLEKHNIYLAGITIYSMNTKNEEIIKIHSNILKTVMSNKEIVEFHAFYVDMKEKTIRFDIIIDYSVKNREEIYDKILNDVKKEYPEYIFNIKVDIDI
- the cbiG gene encoding cobalt-precorrin 5A hydrolase is translated as MKLAFWTVTKGAGNIAREYKEKLKEHLKDYNIDVFTLKKYDVDNTTQIEDFTSNINEKFSQYDGHIFIMASGIVIRKIANLIGTKDKDPAVLLIDEGKHFVISLLSGHLGGANELTYSLANILKLVPVITTSSDVTGKIAVDTISQKLNAELEDLKSAKDVTSLIVNGQKVNILLPKNVKVTNKNSADGFILVSNKKNIEYTRIYPKNLILGIGCKKDTKAEDILNAIEDSLNKNNLDIKSVKKIATVDVKENEKGLIDAVKFLNLDLEIISRDEIKKIQNQFEGSDFVEKNIGVRAVSEPVALLASSGKGHFIEMKAKYNGITISIYEEEIKIYE
- a CDS encoding winged helix-turn-helix transcriptional regulator — its product is MKYQPKLEKDPMCPVEYGLDIFGGKWKARIICVLSAKKFMRYNEIKKELNNITDAVLAAMLKELVENDVVSRIQYNEIPPRVEYSLTDTGNSVIPILESICKWSRENSKEDLEKKLPTCRTCPHL
- the cobJ gene encoding precorrin-3B C(17)-methyltransferase, yielding MNNGKIYVVGIGPGNMEDISIRAYNILKNVNVIAGYTTYVDLVKDEFSDKEFLVSGMKREIERCREVLEVAKTGKDVALISSGDSGIYGMAGIMLEVAMGSGIEVEVVPGITSTIAGASLVGAPLMHDQAIISLSDLLTDWEVIKKRIDCASQGDFVISLYNPKSKGRTEQIVEAREIMLKHKLPTTPVALLRHIGRNEENYTLTTLEDFLNFEIDMFTIVLVGNSNTYVKDGKMITPRGYEKKSNWGK